In a genomic window of Quercus lobata isolate SW786 chromosome 4, ValleyOak3.0 Primary Assembly, whole genome shotgun sequence:
- the LOC115987449 gene encoding NADH--cytochrome b5 reductase 1-like isoform X1 — translation MFKLPPNVTFESLKMELMQIPQTDLLRMAVALVLVAIAAYFHYNKKPKGSLNPEKFIDFKLVKKTQLSHNTAKFKFALPKPTSVLGLPVGQHIICRGIDSQGEEVIRPYTPVTLDSHVGYFELVVKMYPKGRMSHHFREMREGDYLPVQGPKGRLIYKPGQARAFGMLAGGSGITPMFQLTRAILENPKDKTNVHLIYANVTLEDILLKEELDAFAKKFPNQFKVYYVLNQPPFAWNGGSGFISKEIIQSHCPAPASDIQILRCGPPAMNKAMKAHLDALGYQSEMQFEF, via the exons ATGTTCAAGTTACCACCCAACGTGACCTTTGAGTCTCTCAAAATGGAGCTCATGCAAATACCCCAAACCGATCTCTTGAGGATGGCTGTTGCTCTAGTTTTGGTTGCCATTGCTGCCTATTTTCATTACAACAAGAAACCCAAAG GTTCCTTAAATCCTGAGAAGTTTATAGACTTCAAACTTGTTAAGAAAACTCAGTTAAGCCACAATACTGCAAAGTTTAAATTTGCTCTTCCTAAACCTACTTCAGTATTGGGTCTTCCAGTTGGACAACATATAATTTGCAG GGGAATAGATAGTCAAGGTGAAGAAGTGATTAGACCGTATACCCCAGTCACTTTGGACTCTCATGTTGGTTACTTCGAACTGGTTGTTAAG ATGTATCCTAAGGGAAGGATGTCCCACCATTTCAGAGAGATGCGCGAAGGTGATTACTTGCCTGTTCAGGGCCCCAAG GGGCGTTTAATATACAAACCTGGCCAAGCTCGAGCTTTTGGAATGCTTGCCGGTGGCTCTGGCATAACCCCAATGTTTCAG CTCACTAGAGCCATTCTAGAAAACCCAAAAGATAAGACCAATGTTCATCTAATTTATGCCAATGTCACATTGGAGGACATTCTGTTGAAG GAAGAGCTAGATGCCTTTGCTAAAAAATTCCCTAACCAATTCAAAGTCTATTACGTGTTGAATCAG CCTCCTTTCGCATGGAATGGTGGCAGTGGGTTTATATCCAAGGAAATCATTCAAAGCCATTGCCCGGCACCAGCCTCAGATATACAG ATACTGAGGTGCGGTCCACCAGCCATGAACAAGGCTATGAAAGCTCACCTTGATGCACTTGGATACCAATCTGAGATGCAGTTCGAGTTCTGA
- the LOC115987408 gene encoding uncharacterized protein LOC115987408, producing MRPLYNSFPQQPNSSTAPPSQQVMPPTHSNANSSNLVQKNTTKFRPQFGMNNNPQVQVPFNNSNMRPSINRPGFMNPPLQNSHLGMPHLGSQPGQSHVGFSPQNNVSNMNPVQGFPVNGQFCNMAQNPNQVNVSQPAFVHNMQNSNQQLNQNMGFPNGQFCMPNMLQNMNQFMPTLQMPNSSQVVSYGIPFCPPYMGVPNQAPRATVPQNPTFFANSQFGLGHCNQVRQQVNQNQQNLVPPTANANALKPSPFAAQQLQGGNLPALPNHCSVQPQGNLVNNGGIDNPSSNRQDSPNKNYTMNPKGGQLRGGFQKSQFHRMKNAKRGFPNEHKGKGFSKEKAGKFGHVNSNNQARGQKRSLSLTYTEQEIQHWCEARRKNYPSKATVEKKQGQKLADAEGIAREAKLRREQLKEILAKQAELGVEVAEVPLHYLSESEKQGQRREENRMPFTKKGRFRNRFDKRGRYEKKDRFAKKQKLAGKDSSDAPSLNKKKPTLLQKLLSADVRRDKSHLLQIFRFMVMNSFFTDWPDKPLKFPSVIVKESGCESEVVEEKSSPVGKDAEGGNKAVVNKSHDEDDDEDDNGVDEDKNEGDDNNELSYFTRIEGIIGERTEIPEEEEGEIVDYNDTLPL from the exons ATGCGACCTCTCTACAATTCCTTTCCTCAGCAACCTAATTCCTCCACTGCTCCACCTTCTCAACAG GTTATGCCACCTACTCATTCAAATGCAAATTCATCTAATTTAGTGCAAAAAAACACCACGAAATTTCGACCCCAGTTTGGCATGAACAACAATCCTCAAGTTCAAGTCCCTTTCAATAATTCCAATATGAGGCCTTCCATAAATCGACCTGGTTTCATGAACCCACCTTTGCAAAATTCTCATCTGGGTATGCCCCATTTGGGTTCTCAACCGGGTCAGTCCCATGTGGGGTTCAGTCCACAAAACAATGTAAGCAATATGAACCCGGTTCAAGGGTTTCCGGTTAATGGGCAATTCTGCAATATGGCGCAGAATCCGAACCAAGTCAATGTTTCTCAGCCTGCTTTTGTGCATAATATGCAGAATTCAAACCAACAGCTCAATCAAAACATGGGTTTTCCAAATGGGCAGTTTTGTATGCCCAATATGTTGCAAAATATGAACCAATTTATGCCCACCTTGCAAATGCCAAATTCTTCTCAAGTTGTTTCTTATGGTATCCCTTTTTGTCCTCCATACATGGGTGTTCCGAATCAAGCACCTCGGGCCACAGTTCCTCAAAATCCCACCTTTTTCGCAAATTCGCAGTTTGGTCTTGGTCATTGTAATCAGGTCAGGCAGCAAGTTAATCAGAATCAGCAAAACTTGGTTCCACCTACGGCAAATGCAAATGCATTAAAACCATCGCCTTTTGCAGCTCAGCAATTGCAAGGAGGGAACTTACCTGCACTGCCTAATCATTGTTCAGTTCAACCGCAG GGGAATCTTGTTAATAATGGTGGGATTGATAACCCAAGCTCCAACAGGCAAGATTCACCAAACAAAAACTACACTATGAATCCAAAAGGAGGGCAGTTGCGAGGGGG atttcAGAAGTCTCAGTTTCATCGTATGAAAAATGCAAAGAGAGGGTTTCCTAACGAACACAAGGGGAAAG GGTTTAGCAAGGAGAAGGCAGGAAAGTTTGGTCACGTTAATTCCAACAACCAAGCCAGGGGTCAGAAGAG atCTCTTTCTTTGACCTACACGGAACAAGAAATCCAACATTGGTGTGAAGCACGTCGGAAGAACTACCCATCAAAAGCCACCGTAGAGAAG AAGCAGGGTCAGAAGCTAGCAGATGCTGAGGGTATTGCTAGAGAGGCCAAACTGCGAAGAGAG CAACTCAAGGAGATTCTAGCAAAGCAAGCTGAATTGGGAGTTGAAGTTGCAGAGGTACCATTACACTATCTATCAGAGTCGGAGAAACAAGGGCAGAGAAGGGAAGAAAACAGAATGCCATTTACAAAGAAAGGGAGATTCCGAAACAGGTTTGATAAAAGAGGaagatatgaaaaaaaagaCCGGTTTGCTAAGAAGCAGAAGCTTGCAGGCAAAGATTCATCTGATGCCCCTTCTTTGAACAAGAAAAAGCCAACATTACTGCAGAAGCTTCTCAGTGCAGATGTAAGGAGAGATAAAAGCCACCTATTGCAGATTTTTAGGTTCATGGTGATGAACTCTTTCTTCACCGATTGGCCTGATAAACCTCTAAAATTTCCTTCAGTGATAGTTAAAGAAAGTGGGTGTGAGAGTGAGGTGGTTGAAGAGAAATCTTCACCTGTGGGAAAAGATGCTGAAGGTGGCAACAAGGCTGTGGTTAACAAATCccatgatgaagatgatgatgaagatgataatGGTGTAGATGAAGACAAGAATGAAGGTGATGACAATAATGAATTGTCTTATTTTACTAGGATAGAAGGTATAATCGGGGAGAGAACTGAGATACCTGAGGAGGAAGAGGGTGAAATTGTTGACTATAATGATACTCTTCCTCTCTAA
- the LOC115987449 gene encoding NADH--cytochrome b5 reductase 1-like isoform X2 → MFKLPPNVTFESLKMELMQIPQTDLLRMAVALVLVAIAAYFHYNKKPKGSLNPEKFIDFKLVKKTQLSHNTAKFKFALPKPTSVLGLPVGQHIICRGIDSQGEEVIRPYTPVTLDSHVGYFELVVKMYPKGRMSHHFREMREGDYLPVQGPKGRLIYKPGQARAFGMLAGGSGITPMFQEELDAFAKKFPNQFKVYYVLNQPPFAWNGGSGFISKEIIQSHCPAPASDIQILRCGPPAMNKAMKAHLDALGYQSEMQFEF, encoded by the exons ATGTTCAAGTTACCACCCAACGTGACCTTTGAGTCTCTCAAAATGGAGCTCATGCAAATACCCCAAACCGATCTCTTGAGGATGGCTGTTGCTCTAGTTTTGGTTGCCATTGCTGCCTATTTTCATTACAACAAGAAACCCAAAG GTTCCTTAAATCCTGAGAAGTTTATAGACTTCAAACTTGTTAAGAAAACTCAGTTAAGCCACAATACTGCAAAGTTTAAATTTGCTCTTCCTAAACCTACTTCAGTATTGGGTCTTCCAGTTGGACAACATATAATTTGCAG GGGAATAGATAGTCAAGGTGAAGAAGTGATTAGACCGTATACCCCAGTCACTTTGGACTCTCATGTTGGTTACTTCGAACTGGTTGTTAAG ATGTATCCTAAGGGAAGGATGTCCCACCATTTCAGAGAGATGCGCGAAGGTGATTACTTGCCTGTTCAGGGCCCCAAG GGGCGTTTAATATACAAACCTGGCCAAGCTCGAGCTTTTGGAATGCTTGCCGGTGGCTCTGGCATAACCCCAATGTTTCAG GAAGAGCTAGATGCCTTTGCTAAAAAATTCCCTAACCAATTCAAAGTCTATTACGTGTTGAATCAG CCTCCTTTCGCATGGAATGGTGGCAGTGGGTTTATATCCAAGGAAATCATTCAAAGCCATTGCCCGGCACCAGCCTCAGATATACAG ATACTGAGGTGCGGTCCACCAGCCATGAACAAGGCTATGAAAGCTCACCTTGATGCACTTGGATACCAATCTGAGATGCAGTTCGAGTTCTGA